Below is a genomic region from Sulfitobacter sp. OXR-159.
AAACCCGTCGACGGCCTTGCCTCTGTCGGGGCGGGCTGGCTGCAACGCATGGTGCTGGGCGTCGTGCCACAGGTCGCGCCCAACTACCTCTCCTACACGCTGCTGCGGTTCGAGGTGAACATCCGCGCCTCGGCCATCCTCGGCTTCGTCGGCGCAGGCGGCATCGGCTATGACCTGCGCAACACGATGTCTTGGGGCCAAGGCAAATTCGACGAGGCAGCCGCGATCTTTCTGCTGCTCTTCGGCACCATCATCATCGTTGACCAAGTCTCAAGCCATTTCCGCGACCGGCTGACCCATGGCCGCGCCTATAAGGACAAGGGAGCCATCCTTTGACTGACCTTACCGCTTCCACCCTCCCCGCTCAGCAGACCGCCAGCCGCAGCTTCCGCCGCAAGCGGATGGCAAGCCTCGCCGCGCCGGTGCTGATCCTTGCCTACCTCGCTTACGTCTTCTTCGCCTTTGACGTGGCGGGGCTGGGCGATCGCATCAACGTGTCGAACATGAAGACACTGGTCGCCGACAGTTACAGCTACAAGACCCATGTCGCCCGCGACAACCGCAATGGCGAGATGGAGATCGCCATCGAAGGCGAACGCAAGGGCCGCTACGCCCCCGGCACCGCCCCCTATTGGGTCACCTTAGGCGAGACTTCTATCGTCGAGCTGGGCAACGGCCATACCGTCGAACTGGGGCCGGAAGTGCGCTATGACGTGCCGGGCTACGGGCTGATCACCGCCACACCGGGCCGCAGCGGCGTCAACGCAACCCTGCCCGACGGCCCCCTGCCTGACTGGATCAACGCCTCGAAAAACCGCCTTGCCATAACCACGGAGGCAGGCCGCCTGACGATCACCCGCAACCGGGCCGAGGTTTTCCGCTATTTCAATGGGTGGGAGCTGTTCTTCTTCACGCTCGACAGCTCCTATCACGGCATGTCCCCGCTAGAGCTGCTGCGCAGTGGTGAATACGGCGCGATCTGGCAGGATTTTTGGACCAACAAAATGTGGCGTCATGGCGATGTGGCATGGGCGCTGGTCGAGACGGTCCTGATGGCCTTTCTCGGCACCTTTGGCGCGGCGATGATCGCCCTGCCGTTGGGCTTTCTGGCCGCCAAGAACTTCTCGCCCCTGGGCGGTCTGCGCTTCGCGGCACGGCGGCTCTTCGACTTCCTGCGCGGGGTCGACGGGCTGATCTGGACCATCGTTCTCTCCCGTGCCTTTGGCCCCGGCCCGCTGACCGGGTCGCTGGCGATCCTGCTGACAGACACCGGCACCTTCGGCAAAATCTTCTCAGAAGCGCTGGAGAATGTGGACGACAAGCAGATCGAGGGCATCGCCTCCACCGGGGCAGCACCTGTGCAACGCTACCGCTTTGGCGTCATCCCCCAGATCACCCCGGTCCTGCTCAGCCAAGTGCTCTACTATCTGGAGTCCAACACCCGCTCTGCCACCATCATCGGCGCGATCACCGGCGGCGGCATCGGCCTTTTGTTGACCCAAGCGATCATCACCCAAAAGGATTGGGAGGAAGTGAGCTATTACATCGTACTGATCATCCTGATGGTCGTGGCGATGGACAGCTTCTCGGGCTGGCTGCGCCGCAAGCTGATCGCGGGCAATGAGGCGGGCCACTAAGGCCGCGGATCAATCGCCGGGGTTCAGCGTCAGCGTCACGCGGTCCCCGGCGAACCATGTCACCCCATATTCCACCGGCACACCCTCCGGGTCCACGTTGATCCCGGCAGACCGCAAGATCGGCGCGCCTTCGGTCAGCCGCAAATGCAGCGCCTGCGTGGCATTGGCCAGTTTCGCCGTCAGCCGGGTCGAGGCGCGGGTGTAATCTGCCACCCCGCCCTGCGCCAAGGCCGAGGTGACCGAGCGGCTGGTCTCAAGCGCTTTTAACAGATCAGGGAACCGCGCGGCAGGAAACAGGCTGCGGAAAATCGCGATGGGCTGGTCATCGGCCAGCGACAGCCCCTCATAGACATGCACGAGCGCCTCACCCTCCAGCCCAAGCTGCTCGGCCTCATGGGCCGAAGCCGCGCGGGTCTCCAGCATCAAAATCTGCTTGGCCGGCACCCGCCCCGCCGCCGCGAGGTTCTGGTGAAACCGCACCCTCTTGCCGATGGGGTAATCCGTGGGCCGCTGCGCCACGAAGACCCCCGCTCCGCGACGGCTATAGGTCAGCCCGCTCTCGTTCATGTCGCTGATCGCCCGGCGCACCGTGTGACGGTTGACCCCAAACCGCGCCGCCAATTGCGCCTCGGTCGGGAGCCGATCGCCGGGGGCGTATTTCCCCGTGGCGATGTCATGGGTCAGCGTGGCGGTGATGGTTTTCCAGATCGCAGTTCGGGCCATGTCGCAGAAGTTTCACATATCCAAGCTTGCGCCAGCGGGAGGCCAGCGGCTAATACTTGTCTAGTTGTATAGTAAATTAGACAAATGCACAAGGTGTCTAGATGACGGTTGAAATCAAAGAAAAGACCCGCGATCGGCAGGCTCGGATGGGCCTGCTCGCGCGGGCCGAGGCCGCTGATCTGGCCCGGCTCTGGGCGCGCTACGGCGCGGTTCCAGCCCATGACCTCCTCCGCGCGCCAGAGATCGGCGGCGTCATGCTGCGGGGCCGGATGGGCGCTCTGGGCGATGCCTTTAACATGGGCGAAATGTCGGTCACGCGCTGTTCGGTGCGGCTTGCGGATGGGCCTGACGGCCACGCCTATATCCAAGGCCGCAGCCGCGACAAGGCGCTGCAAGCCGCCCTCGTTGATGCCCTGATGCAAAGTGATGCCGCCGATGAGGTCCGCAGCAAACTGCTCGACCCACTGGCCGAGGTCGAGAGCCAACGCCGCGCCAGCCGCGCTGCCAAGGCCGCCGCCACAAAGGTCGATTTTTTCACCATGGTCAGAGGAGAAGACTGATGCAGACCCTATCGCTGACTGGCGGGTTTCGCGACGCGCCCAAAGACGCCGCTTTCGCCTTTCGCGCGGTGATGAACGCCATGGCCAAACCGGGTGAGATCAATCGCGTGACCGGGGCCGAACCGCCTGCGGGCCTCTCCATCGCCGCCGGGGTCGTCCTGCTGACACTCTGCGACCCCGAAACGCCGCTCTACCTCGCCCCCGGCTTTGACCGGCCCGAAGTGCGCGACTGGATCACCTTCCACACCGGCGCGCCCTTCGCCCCGGCCAATGCGGCGCACTTCGCCTTAGGCGCTTGGGACGACCTGCCGCGCGGCGACTTCCCCCTCGGGACCGCCGCCTACCCCGACCGCTCTGCCACGCTGATCGTCGAGGTGGATGATCTGCGCAGCGATGGCGCGACCCTCTCCGGCCCCGGCATCAAGGATAGTGCTGCGCTGTCGCTGCCCGACCGCATGGCCTTCCAACAAAACGCGGCGCTCTTCCCGCGTGGATTGGATTTCATTTTCACCTGCGGCGACCGTCTGGCGGCGCTGCCCCGAAGCACAAAGGTGTCCTGATGTATGTAGCGGTAAAAGGCGGCGAGCGGGCGATTGACAACGCCCACGCATGGCTTGCCGAAGAGCGGCGCGGCGACGCAAGCGTGCCGGAACTGAGCGTTGCGCAAATTCGCGAACAGATGATGCTGGCGGTGAACCGGGTGATGGCCGAAGGCTCGCTCTATGATCCCGACCTCGCCGCGCTGGCGATCAAACAGGCGCGGGGCGATCTGATCGAAGCGGTGTTTCTGATCCGCGCCTATCGCACCACCCTGCCGCGTTTCGGGGCCTCGCGCCCGATGGACACCGGCACCATGGCCTGCGACCGCCGCGTCTCGGCCACCTTCAAGGATGCGCCGGGCGGGCAGGTCTTGGGGCCGACCTTCGACTACACGCACCGGCTGCTGGATTTCAAGCTGGCCGCCGATGGTGAGGTGCCGTCCGCGCCCGAGGTGGCCGATGCCGAGCTGCCTAAAGACACGCCGCACATCATGGAATTCCTCGACCGCGAAGGGCTGATGCAGCGCGACACGGACAGTCAGACTCCGCCGCGCGATCTAACCCGCGAGCCGCTGGAACTGCCCGCCACCCGCGACTTACGCCTGCAAGCGCTGACCCGCGGCGACGAGGGCTTTGTCCTCGGCATGGCCTATTCCACGCAGCGCGGCTATGCGCGCAACCACGCCTTCGTCGCGGAACTGCGCATTGGCAAAGTGGCGGTGGAAATGGACATTCCCGAACTGGGTTTTGCCATTGAGATCGGCGAGGTCGAGCTCACCGAATGCGAGACGGTGAACCAATTTGCGGGCTCCAAGACCGAGCCGCCGCAGTTCACTCGTGGCTATGGGCTGGTCTTCGGCATGTCCGAGCGCAAGGCGATTTCCATGGCGCTGGTGGACCGGGCATTGCGTTGGGAGGAGTTGGGCGAAGACAACCTCGGCGCGCCTGCGCAGGATGCGGAATTCGTGCTCTATCACGCCGACAACATCCAAGCGACGGGGTTCTTGGAGCATATCAAGCTGCCCCATTACGTCGATTTCCAATCCGAACTCGAACTGATCCGCAAACTGCGCCGCGAGGCGACAGCCGCGGCCCAAGACGCGCCCCGGGAGGCCGCAGAATGAGCCCTGCCATGACACAGAGTGACCAAGACAGGCATGAGGACCGGGGCATGAACGACTACAATTTTGCCTATCTGGACGAGCAGACCAAACGGATGATCCGCCGCGCGATCCTGAAAGGGCTGGCGATCCCGGGCTATCAGGTGCCCTTTGCCAGCCGCGAAATGCCGATGCCCTACGGCTGGGGCACGGGCGGGGTGCAGGTGTCTGCCGCCGTGCTGACGCCCGAGGATACTTTCAAGGTGATCGACCAAGGCGCGGATGACACGACCAACGCCGTCTCGATCCGCCGCTTTTTTCAAAAGACCGCCGGTGTCGCGGTGACCGAAGCCACGACCGAGGCCAGCGTCATCCAAACCCGCCACCGCATTCCCGAAGCCGCGCTGCGCGAAGATCAGGTGCTGGTCTATCAGGTGCCGATCCCCGAACCGCTGCGTTTTCTTGAGCCTTCAGAGGTCGAGACCCGCAAAATGCACGAGCTGGAGGAATACGGGCTGATGCATGTGAAACTCTACGAAGATATCGCCCAGCATGGTGCGATTGCCACGGCCTATGCCTATCCGGTCAAGGTCGAGGGGCGCTATGTCATGGACCCCTCGCCGATCCCGAAATTCGACAATCCGAAACTGGAAATGGCCGCGATCCAGCTCTTCGGCGCGGGGCGCGAACAGCGTATCTATGCGCTGCCGCCCTATACGCAGGTCGTATCGCTGGATTTCGAGGACCACCCTTTCGAGGCGAGCAAGGCCGATCATCCTTGCGGCCTTTGCGGGGCGGAGGACAGCTATCTGGATGAGTTGATCGTCGATGACGAAGGTGGGCGTCTGTTCATGTGCTCCGACACCGATTATTGCGCGGCGCGTCAGGCGGCTGGGCATCGCGGCGCGGAAGTGGCCCCTGTGTTGGAGAGCGTGGCATGACCCCCTTGTTGCAAGTTGAAAACATCGCGAAATTCTATGGTGCGCGGATCGGCTGCACCGATGTCAGCTTTGACCTCTACCCCGGTGAGGTGATGGGCATCGTCGGCGAAAGCGGCTCGGGCAAATCCACGCTGCTGAACACACTGGCGGGGCATCTGACACCGGATCGCGGGGCGGTGCGTTTCGACACCCGCGCCGATGGGCTGCGCGACACGGTGACGATGAGCGAGCCGGAGCGCCGGATGCTGTCGCGCACCGATTGGGCCTTTGTCCACCAACACGCCCGCGACGGGCTGCGCATGAACGTCAGCGCAGGCGGCAATGTGGGCGAGCGGCTGATGGCCGTGGGCGCGCGACACTACGGCGACATCCGCGCCAGCGCCACCGACTGGCTGGGCCGGGTGGAGATCAACGAGGACCGGATCGACGACCGGCCTTCGGCCTTCTCTGGCGGGATGCAGCAGCGCTTGCAGATCGCCCGCAACCTCGTGACCGGGCCGCGGCTGGTCTTCATGGACGAACCCACCGGCGGGCTGGACGTGAGCGTTCAAGCGCGGCTGCTCGACCTGCTGCGCGGGCTTGTGCGCGAGATGGGGCTGAGCGCGATCATCGTGACCCATGATCTGGCGGTGGTGCGGCTGCTGGCGGATCGGCTGATGGTGATGAAAGACGGCCATGTGGTGGAAACCGGACTGACCGATCAAGTCTTGGACGACCCGCAGCATGGCTATACCCAGCTTTTGGTCTCTAGCGTGCTACAGGTTTGACGGTGCAGGGAATTGTTTCGCACGCGAAACAAATGACAAACGTTAACAATAGGTTAAACAAGGTTGAACCCATGATAAGCGTGGAAAATGTAAGCAAATCCTTCACCCTGCACAATCAGGGCGCTGCGGTGATCCCGGTGATGCGCGGCGGTGAATTGACCGTGGCACGGGGCGAATGCGTGGCGCTGACCGGAGCGTCGGGGGCCGGGAAATCGACGCTGATGCGGATGATCTATGGCAACTACCTGACCGCCTCGGGCCGGGTCATGGTGGGCGATCTGGATGTCGCCCAAGCCGCCCCGCGCGAGATACTGGAGTTACGCCGCCATGTGCTGGGCTATGTCAGCCAGTTCCTGCGCGTCGTGCCACGGGTGGCGACGCTTGATGTGGTGGCCGAGCCGCTCCGGGCGGTGGGCAGCAGCGAGGCCGACGCACGGGCGCGGGCCGGAGAATTGCTGGCGCAGCTCAACATCCCCGAACGGCTTTGGCAGCTCAGTCCCACGACCTTTTCCGGCGGGGAGCAGCAGCGGGTGAACATCGCGCGCGGCTTTGCGCATCCCTACCCGGTCTTGCTGCTGGATGAGCCGACGGCGAGCCTTGACGCCACCAACCGCGCCACTGTGCTGGCATTGATCGAAGAAGCCAAAGCCCGCGGCACGGCGATCTTGGGCATCTTCCATGATGAGGCCGCCCGCGACCAGATCTGTGACCGCGAAGTGGACGTGACCCGTTTCACCCCCGGACTGGCCGCATGAGCGGGCGTTTTATCGCGGTGGTCGGCCCGTCGGGTGTGGGCAAGGACAGCGTGATGGAAGGACTGGCCGAAACCCTGCCCGACCTCTTCCTCGCCCGCCGCGCCATCACCCGGCCCGGTGAGGCCGGGGGCGAGGATTTCGACGGGATCAGCGAGGCGGCGTTTCTGCGGCTCGAAGCGGAGGGCGCCTTTGCCTTGAGTTGGGCCGCGCATGGGCTACGTTATGGCATTCCCATCGCGGTTGAAATGGCGCTGGCCGAGGGGCGCGACGTGCTGGCGAACCTCTCTCGCAGCATGCTGACCGAGGCCAAAATGCGGTTTGCGCGGTTCGAAGTGCTGTCGCTGACCGCTTCGCCCGATGTATTGGCGGACCGGCTGCGGGGCCGTGGGCGCGAAACCGAAGCAGAAATCACCGCACGGCTAGCCCGGGCCGACCGCGCCCTGCCCGACCATATCGCGGCGATAGAGATCGACAACTCCGGCCCGCTCAAGCAGACCGTGGCGCAGGCGCTGGCGGCGCTCTATCCCGAGAGGGCGGCGCGGTGAACCTCGTGGAACATACCGTCTTCGGCCTGCCCCACCAGCGTCAGGCTGTCCAGAATAAAGGGCTGCGGCAGGTGCGGCGCGATATAAGGGGCCAGCGCCGCTGTGACCCGTGGCAGATCGCTTTTCGGCAGTTTGCCGGTCAGGGTGACGTGGAAGCGAAACGCCTCCATCACGTAGGGGTAGCCCCATTGGCTGAGGTTCGCCTCTTGCGCCGGGGTCAGATTGGCTTGGCGGCGGCGGGCCAGATCGGCTTCGGAAGGGGGCGCGCGGAACGTGTCGAGGCCGCGCACCACCTCGGCGGCCATGGCGTTGAGCGCGGCGGTGTCCCCCTCGGGCGTCAGCGCCAGAAAGCGGCCCAGCGGGGTGAGCGCAAGCCCGTCGAGCGTGACCGGCGAAAGCCGCGTGCAAAGCGCCTCGAACTCGGCCAGCAACCCGTCAGCCGTGGTGCCTTCGGCCAACACAAAGGGCGGCTTGATCGTCGCATGCAGCCCGTATTTGCGCGGCGTCTGCGTCAGGGCGGCCACGTCCAGCCCGGCGACCTCTGGGTGCGCAACGGCGCGCCCGCGTGCCACATCCCAGCCCAGCCAAGCGGCCCCAGCCTCGGCCAAACTGCCCTGCGGCGTGTAATAGATCGCGTAGCGGTCGAACTTCATTCATCTTCTCCCTGCATCCATGGATGCGCAACAAGCGTGACGTTCACATGACAAAAGAAACCATTCTCGCCAATGCCAAAATCATCCTGCCCGATGCGGTGATCCCCGGCAGCGTGGTGCTGCGCGATGGGGTGATCGCCGATATCGCCGAAGGCACCGCCGTGCCACAGGGGGCGGTCGATTGCGAAGGCCGCTACCTCGCCCCCGGGCTGGTCGAGCTGCACACCGACAACCTTGAGCGCCACATGAAGCCGCGCCCCAAGGTCGACTGGCCGCACCGCGCGGCGATCATCGCCCATGACCGCGAGCTGGCAGGCACCGGGATCACCACGGTTTTCGACGCGATCCGGGTCGGGTCGATCCTGTCGGACGAAGGGCGCAAACGCTACGGGAAATACGCCCGCGACATGGCCGATGAAATTCTGATGATGCGCGACAGCGGGGCGCTGGCGATCAGCCACCATATCCACCTGCGCGCCGAGATCTGTTCGGAAACGCTGGTGGAAGAACTGGCCGAGTTTGGCCCCGACGACAAAGTCGGCATCGTTAGCCTGATGGATCACACGCCGGGCCAGCGGCAATTCCGCGATGTGCAAAAGTTCGAGGATTACGTCTGCGGCAAGAACGGTCTGCCCCGTGAGGATTTCGGCGATTACGTCACCTTCCTGCATGGGCTGCAAGAACGGCTGGGCGCGAAACATGAGGCGGCAGCGGTGGCGGCGGCGGCGCGCTATGGCGCGGCGCTGGCCAGCCATGATGACACCACGGCCGAGCAGGTCGCGACCAGCCACGCTCATGGCGTGCGCTTGGCCGAATTCCCCACCACCCGCGCGGCGGCAGAGGCCTGTCACGCCCAAGACATCGCAACGATCATGGGCGCGCCGAACCTCGTCCGCGGCGGGTCGCATTCTGGCAATGTGGCGGCAAAGGAATTGGCGGAACTGGACTTGCTGGACATCCTGTCGTCGGATTATGTCCCCGCGGCCCTGCTGCTGGGGGCGGTGCAACTGGGCAATCTATGGGGCGATATGGCGCGGGGGCTGGCGACCGTCACTCGCACGCCCGCGCATCACGTAGCCCTGACCGACCGGGGCGAGATCGCCTTGGGCGCGCGGGCTGATCTGATCCTGTTCGAGGTGATGAAAGACGCGCCGATCCTGCGGTCGGTCTACGCCATGGGCCATCGCGTCGCGTAGCCTCTCATCCTCTACGGCATCCGCCAGCTTGGCGGGTGCTGGCCCGCGTTTTTCTGCCCGAAAACCCGCCCCTTGAAAGAATGTGCTTTTTGCGCTCGTCTTGCCGCTTCATAAGACTAGTGTTCTCCACCTGACAGGAGATTCCCATCGGCAACGTGATGTGCCATATTTGAGGCATGAGACGCCATGACATCTGCCTTTACCTTGGCCCCGCCGACCGTACTGAGCTTCAAGCCCTGATCAGCAACCGCAACACTGCGCGCAAGCTTGTCTGGCGGGCCGAGATCGTCCTGGCCACAGCGGACGGTCATGGCACGTTCGAGATTATGCGACGCGCGGGCACGTCGAAACCCACGGTCTGGCGCTGGCAGCAGCGGTATCTCGATGAGGGCGTGGCCGGTCTCAAGCGTGACAAGACGCGACCCTCGCGGGTGCCGCCTTTGCCCGTGGAAACAAGGCTGAAGGTGATCGCCAAGACGGTGCAGGAAACCCCGCCCAATGCAACGCACTGGAGCCGCGCGCTAATGGCCGAAGCCATGGGCATCTCGCCGTCGAGCGTCGGCCGCATCTGGGCAGAAGCTGGCTTGAAGCCGCATCTCACGAAGGGGTTCAAGGTCTCGAACGACCCAAAGTTCGAGGAGAAGGTCACCGATATCGTCGGGCTCTACCTCGACCCGCCAGACCGTGCCGTGGTGCTCTGCGTCGATGAGAAATCCCAGATCCAGGCGCTGGATCGCACCCAGCCCGGACTGCCG
It encodes:
- the phnE gene encoding phosphonate ABC transporter, permease protein PhnE gives rise to the protein MASLAAPVLILAYLAYVFFAFDVAGLGDRINVSNMKTLVADSYSYKTHVARDNRNGEMEIAIEGERKGRYAPGTAPYWVTLGETSIVELGNGHTVELGPEVRYDVPGYGLITATPGRSGVNATLPDGPLPDWINASKNRLAITTEAGRLTITRNRAEVFRYFNGWELFFFTLDSSYHGMSPLELLRSGEYGAIWQDFWTNKMWRHGDVAWALVETVLMAFLGTFGAAMIALPLGFLAAKNFSPLGGLRFAARRLFDFLRGVDGLIWTIVLSRAFGPGPLTGSLAILLTDTGTFGKIFSEALENVDDKQIEGIASTGAAPVQRYRFGVIPQITPVLLSQVLYYLESNTRSATIIGAITGGGIGLLLTQAIITQKDWEEVSYYIVLIILMVVAMDSFSGWLRRKLIAGNEAGH
- the phnF gene encoding phosphonate metabolism transcriptional regulator PhnF; the protein is MARTAIWKTITATLTHDIATGKYAPGDRLPTEAQLAARFGVNRHTVRRAISDMNESGLTYSRRGAGVFVAQRPTDYPIGKRVRFHQNLAAAGRVPAKQILMLETRAASAHEAEQLGLEGEALVHVYEGLSLADDQPIAIFRSLFPAARFPDLLKALETSRSVTSALAQGGVADYTRASTRLTAKLANATQALHLRLTEGAPILRSAGINVDPEGVPVEYGVTWFAGDRVTLTLNPGD
- the phnG gene encoding phosphonate C-P lyase system protein PhnG, producing the protein MTVEIKEKTRDRQARMGLLARAEAADLARLWARYGAVPAHDLLRAPEIGGVMLRGRMGALGDAFNMGEMSVTRCSVRLADGPDGHAYIQGRSRDKALQAALVDALMQSDAADEVRSKLLDPLAEVESQRRASRAAKAAATKVDFFTMVRGED
- the phnH gene encoding phosphonate C-P lyase system protein PhnH — translated: MQTLSLTGGFRDAPKDAAFAFRAVMNAMAKPGEINRVTGAEPPAGLSIAAGVVLLTLCDPETPLYLAPGFDRPEVRDWITFHTGAPFAPANAAHFALGAWDDLPRGDFPLGTAAYPDRSATLIVEVDDLRSDGATLSGPGIKDSAALSLPDRMAFQQNAALFPRGLDFIFTCGDRLAALPRSTKVS
- a CDS encoding carbon-phosphorus lyase complex subunit PhnI, which translates into the protein MYVAVKGGERAIDNAHAWLAEERRGDASVPELSVAQIREQMMLAVNRVMAEGSLYDPDLAALAIKQARGDLIEAVFLIRAYRTTLPRFGASRPMDTGTMACDRRVSATFKDAPGGQVLGPTFDYTHRLLDFKLAADGEVPSAPEVADAELPKDTPHIMEFLDREGLMQRDTDSQTPPRDLTREPLELPATRDLRLQALTRGDEGFVLGMAYSTQRGYARNHAFVAELRIGKVAVEMDIPELGFAIEIGEVELTECETVNQFAGSKTEPPQFTRGYGLVFGMSERKAISMALVDRALRWEELGEDNLGAPAQDAEFVLYHADNIQATGFLEHIKLPHYVDFQSELELIRKLRREATAAAQDAPREAAE
- a CDS encoding alpha-D-ribose 1-methylphosphonate 5-phosphate C-P-lyase PhnJ, encoding MNDYNFAYLDEQTKRMIRRAILKGLAIPGYQVPFASREMPMPYGWGTGGVQVSAAVLTPEDTFKVIDQGADDTTNAVSIRRFFQKTAGVAVTEATTEASVIQTRHRIPEAALREDQVLVYQVPIPEPLRFLEPSEVETRKMHELEEYGLMHVKLYEDIAQHGAIATAYAYPVKVEGRYVMDPSPIPKFDNPKLEMAAIQLFGAGREQRIYALPPYTQVVSLDFEDHPFEASKADHPCGLCGAEDSYLDELIVDDEGGRLFMCSDTDYCAARQAAGHRGAEVAPVLESVA
- the phnK gene encoding phosphonate C-P lyase system protein PhnK, with protein sequence MTPLLQVENIAKFYGARIGCTDVSFDLYPGEVMGIVGESGSGKSTLLNTLAGHLTPDRGAVRFDTRADGLRDTVTMSEPERRMLSRTDWAFVHQHARDGLRMNVSAGGNVGERLMAVGARHYGDIRASATDWLGRVEINEDRIDDRPSAFSGGMQQRLQIARNLVTGPRLVFMDEPTGGLDVSVQARLLDLLRGLVREMGLSAIIVTHDLAVVRLLADRLMVMKDGHVVETGLTDQVLDDPQHGYTQLLVSSVLQV
- the phnL gene encoding phosphonate C-P lyase system protein PhnL, giving the protein MISVENVSKSFTLHNQGAAVIPVMRGGELTVARGECVALTGASGAGKSTLMRMIYGNYLTASGRVMVGDLDVAQAAPREILELRRHVLGYVSQFLRVVPRVATLDVVAEPLRAVGSSEADARARAGELLAQLNIPERLWQLSPTTFSGGEQQRVNIARGFAHPYPVLLLDEPTASLDATNRATVLALIEEAKARGTAILGIFHDEAARDQICDREVDVTRFTPGLAA
- the phnN gene encoding phosphonate metabolism protein/1,5-bisphosphokinase (PRPP-forming) PhnN, with translation MSGRFIAVVGPSGVGKDSVMEGLAETLPDLFLARRAITRPGEAGGEDFDGISEAAFLRLEAEGAFALSWAAHGLRYGIPIAVEMALAEGRDVLANLSRSMLTEAKMRFARFEVLSLTASPDVLADRLRGRGRETEAEITARLARADRALPDHIAAIEIDNSGPLKQTVAQALAALYPERAAR
- a CDS encoding DUF1045 domain-containing protein, which encodes MKFDRYAIYYTPQGSLAEAGAAWLGWDVARGRAVAHPEVAGLDVAALTQTPRKYGLHATIKPPFVLAEGTTADGLLAEFEALCTRLSPVTLDGLALTPLGRFLALTPEGDTAALNAMAAEVVRGLDTFRAPPSEADLARRRQANLTPAQEANLSQWGYPYVMEAFRFHVTLTGKLPKSDLPRVTAALAPYIAPHLPQPFILDSLTLVGQAEDGMFHEVHRAALSG
- a CDS encoding alpha-D-ribose 1-methylphosphonate 5-triphosphate diphosphatase; this translates as MTKETILANAKIILPDAVIPGSVVLRDGVIADIAEGTAVPQGAVDCEGRYLAPGLVELHTDNLERHMKPRPKVDWPHRAAIIAHDRELAGTGITTVFDAIRVGSILSDEGRKRYGKYARDMADEILMMRDSGALAISHHIHLRAEICSETLVEELAEFGPDDKVGIVSLMDHTPGQRQFRDVQKFEDYVCGKNGLPREDFGDYVTFLHGLQERLGAKHEAAAVAAAARYGAALASHDDTTAEQVATSHAHGVRLAEFPTTRAAAEACHAQDIATIMGAPNLVRGGSHSGNVAAKELAELDLLDILSSDYVPAALLLGAVQLGNLWGDMARGLATVTRTPAHHVALTDRGEIALGARADLILFEVMKDAPILRSVYAMGHRVA
- a CDS encoding IS630 family transposase is translated as MRRHDICLYLGPADRTELQALISNRNTARKLVWRAEIVLATADGHGTFEIMRRAGTSKPTVWRWQQRYLDEGVAGLKRDKTRPSRVPPLPVETRLKVIAKTVQETPPNATHWSRALMAEAMGISPSSVGRIWAEAGLKPHLTKGFKVSNDPKFEEKVTDIVGLYLDPPDRAVVLCVDEKSQIQALDRTQPGLPLKKGRAATVTHDYKRHGTTTLFAALDVKSGTVIGDCMPRHRAQEFLKFLRQIDKAVPTRRDVHLVLDNYATHKTPEVKAWLEKHPRFKLHFTPTSASWLNLVERFFAEITSRRIRRGSYSSVDDLEAAIYDYLAHHNEKPRPFKWTKTAEDILTRERRALDKLDETRGNR